Genomic DNA from Streptomyces sp. GS7:
GCCTGCGCGTTCGGGTGGTTCCCCTCCTCGGCGCGCTGGCGGGCCGGCGCGCTGCGGTCGCTGGAGCGGCACCTGCGCAGCAACACCTTCGCCTCCGGCCTCAACCGCGAGCTGGCCACCGAGTATCACGGACTTGTGCTGGAGCTCGGCCTGGCCGCGGTGGCCGAGGCGGATGCCGCCGGCGTGCCGGTCCCCGCGTCCCTCCGGCTGGTGCTGCTGCGGATGACCGACGCGCTCGCGGCCATCGTGGACAGCCGGTTGCGGCCGCCGCGCCAGGGGGACGCGGACGACGGTCACGGTCTGGTCGTGGACGGCGCGGGCACCGACCGCTGGGCCTCGCTGCTGGCTACCGGGGACGCCGTGTTCGGCCGGCTGGCCTGGTGGCCGACGGTGACCGGCACCGATGTGCGCACCCCGCTGCTGGCCGCGCTCGTCCGGCCGTACGCGAAAACCGGAACCACACCGGCCGTGACCCGCCCGGCAAGCCGACCGGCCCACTTCGCCGACGCGGGCATGACCATCCTGCGCGGTCCGGCGGAGATCTGGTGTCGCTGCGACGGTGGTCCGCACGGCTTCCTGTCCATCGCCGCGCATGCCCACGCGGACGCGCTGTCCGTGGAGGTCCGGCACGACGGGGTCGACGTGCTCGCCGACCCGGGGACGTTCTGCTACCACGGGCAGCCCGAGTGGCGGCAGTACTTCCGGTCGACCCTCGGCCACAACACCCTGCAGCTGGACGGCGGTGACCAGTCCGTCTCCGGCGGCCCGTTCCTGTGGACCCGGCATGCCCGCAGCCGCGTCCTGGCCGCGGACACATCCGGCGCCTCCACCGGAGGGACGGCCCGCTGGTGCGCCGAGCACGACGGCTACCAGCGCTCCGTGCACCGCCGCCGGGTGGAACTGACCGCCGCGAGCCAGGAGTTGCGGGTGGTTGACGAGGTGCGCGGCCCGCGCCGGGCCGCGCACCTGGCGTTCCACCTCGGCCCGGCGATCGCCGCGGACCTGGTGGGGAACCGGGCGGTGCTCACCTGGACCCGGGACGGCGAGGACCGCTCCGCGGTACTCGACCTGCCCGGGCAGCTGAGCTGGCGGGCGCATCGCGGCGAGAGCGACCCACCGCTGGGCTGGTACTCCGCCGGCTTCGGGCGCAAGGAACCCACCACCACGCTGGTCGGCACCGGCTTCGCCGACGGCGCGGAGGGGTTCACCACCGTGCTCAGGTTCCGCGGCTAGGGGGGCGCGTGGGAATCAAGAGGCGGTACTGGGCGTGGGCGGCGGCACCGCTGGCGCTGGCCCTGCTGGCGGCGACCGGCTGTGAGAGCACGCAAGGCGCCCGGGCAAAGCCGACCGCCGCGCCGGCCACGTCCGGGGCGCTGCCCACGTCCGTGGCTCGGGTGTGCGCCAAGCCCGCGGCCGGGCCGACGAAGGCGCCGGCGGGCGCGGTGACGGTCGACCCCGCGGCGGTCGGTGACCTGGCAGCGAAGACCAAGAGCGACCCCCCGAACACCACGTTCTGGCTTCGGCCGGGCAAGCACAGGCTCGACCCGGACCGCTACGCCCAGGTCATCCCCAAGGAGGGAGACCGCTATCTCGGTGCGCCAGGCGCGGTACTCGACGGCCGGAAGATCAACCAGTACGCGTTCGGCGGTACCGCCCGCAACGTCACCATCCGCTACCTGACCGTGCAGGGTTTCGTCGCGCCGCAGAACGAGGGCGTGGTCAACCATGACTCGGCCGACGGGTGGGTGATCGAGCACGCGACGATCCAGAACAACTCCGGGTCCGGGCTGATGGCCGGCGCCCACCAGCGGGTCCGCGCCAACTGCCTGCGCGACAACGGACAGTACGGAATGAACGCGTACAAGACCGGCGGCCGCATCAGCGACCTCGTGGTCGAGGACAACGAGATCGTGGGCAACAACACCGGCGACTGGGAACGGCGGCGGCCGGGCTGCGGCTGCACCGGAGGCGCGAAGTTCTGGGCCGTCAACGGCGCCGACGTACGCGGCAACTGGGTGCACGACAACCGCGGAACAGGGTTGTGGGCGGACACCAACAACAACGACTTCCGCATCGAGAACAACGTGCTCGACGCCAACGACGGTGCCGCGCTGATCTACGAGACCAGCTACAACGCGGTCATCCGGAACAACACGATCCGGCGGAACAACCGGGTCGAAGGCCGCAGGGCGGCCGACCGCGGCGACGACTTCCCGTTCGCGACCGTCTACCTGTCCGAGTCCGGTGGCGAACCACGGATCCGAGCCCGCACCGACAAGATCGAGATCTACCGGAACGTACTGGAGAACAACTGGAACGGGATCACCCTGTGGGAAAACGCCGACCGGTTCTGCAACAGCCCGGCCAACACCTCGTCCGGTGACTGCACGTTGCTGGTGCGGCGCCCCGACCGCTGCGCGCGGCCGGTGATCGCCACCGCACCGCTCTACGCCGACTGCCGGTGGAAAACCCAGCGGGTGGACATCCACGACAACCGCTTCGTGCTGGACAAGTCCGTCGTCGACTGCACGGCGAAGTGCGACCGCATGGCGATGCTGGCCAACTACGGCACCTATCCGGACTGGTCGCCGTACCAGGGCGAACGGGTGGCTACGGCGATCACCACCGAGCAGCACAACCGCTGGCACCACAACGTCTACCTCGGACCGTGGAAATTCGTCGCCCACGACCCGAGCCGGATACTCGACTCCGGGCAGTGGCAGGGCACGCCGTACCAGCAGGACGCGGGCAGCACCTTCGACCCACGGACCGGTGGTTGAGGTGGGCGGGGACCTGAGGCGCGGTGGGCTGCCGGGCGGACCGGATACGGCGGGCATGCGGCCCGGCGCCGAACCGCGCCCTGCCGGCACACCGAGAACCGTCGGGGTCGTCTGGGGGTTGCTGGTCCTCAACACGCTCGGCTCCGCCGGGGCGAAGACCATCATTCCGCTGCCCCGCTCCCTGATCCAGTTGGTCACCATGGGCGCGCTGGTCTCCGCGTTCGCGCTGGCGCTCGCTCTCAATGTCCGGCTGCGCATCCGACCCAGCGCCTTCTTGTT
This window encodes:
- a CDS encoding right-handed parallel beta-helix repeat-containing protein; the encoded protein is MGIKRRYWAWAAAPLALALLAATGCESTQGARAKPTAAPATSGALPTSVARVCAKPAAGPTKAPAGAVTVDPAAVGDLAAKTKSDPPNTTFWLRPGKHRLDPDRYAQVIPKEGDRYLGAPGAVLDGRKINQYAFGGTARNVTIRYLTVQGFVAPQNEGVVNHDSADGWVIEHATIQNNSGSGLMAGAHQRVRANCLRDNGQYGMNAYKTGGRISDLVVEDNEIVGNNTGDWERRRPGCGCTGGAKFWAVNGADVRGNWVHDNRGTGLWADTNNNDFRIENNVLDANDGAALIYETSYNAVIRNNTIRRNNRVEGRRAADRGDDFPFATVYLSESGGEPRIRARTDKIEIYRNVLENNWNGITLWENADRFCNSPANTSSGDCTLLVRRPDRCARPVIATAPLYADCRWKTQRVDIHDNRFVLDKSVVDCTAKCDRMAMLANYGTYPDWSPYQGERVATAITTEQHNRWHHNVYLGPWKFVAHDPSRILDSGQWQGTPYQQDAGSTFDPRTGG
- a CDS encoding alginate lyase family protein codes for the protein MTVNSGSAGWYLRRLSRMGPREVGGRVGDALRRRRWRSARPDCPSVTGARFTAVLPAGTIAAIPPDAAKRLIAEADRLMAGHAEYFGVVRDDLADPDWWYDPKTGRRAPWGYAFDVPYRNEDAVGDIKQIWELSRHQYLTVLAAAYAITGNERYAERVAEHLRLWWAANAPLRGVHWTSGIELGIRLLSWVWIRRLLDGWPGAAGLFEGNPAALNQIWHHQRWLAAFPSRGSSANNHVIAEAAGQFAAACAFGWFPSSARWRAGALRSLERHLRSNTFASGLNRELATEYHGLVLELGLAAVAEADAAGVPVPASLRLVLLRMTDALAAIVDSRLRPPRQGDADDGHGLVVDGAGTDRWASLLATGDAVFGRLAWWPTVTGTDVRTPLLAALVRPYAKTGTTPAVTRPASRPAHFADAGMTILRGPAEIWCRCDGGPHGFLSIAAHAHADALSVEVRHDGVDVLADPGTFCYHGQPEWRQYFRSTLGHNTLQLDGGDQSVSGGPFLWTRHARSRVLAADTSGASTGGTARWCAEHDGYQRSVHRRRVELTAASQELRVVDEVRGPRRAAHLAFHLGPAIAADLVGNRAVLTWTRDGEDRSAVLDLPGQLSWRAHRGESDPPLGWYSAGFGRKEPTTTLVGTGFADGAEGFTTVLRFRG